TCAAAAAAAGACACCACACAAATGGAAAAAATAATAAAAGAAGGTGCGTTTCTTGTAGATGTTCGCACAGCAGCAGAATTTGCTGAAGGTAACGTAAAAGGCTCTGCCAATATTCCTTTGGATAAAGTGGCAAGCCAACTAGAAAAATTCAAAGGAAAAGAACATATAATTGTTTTCTGCCGAAGCGGTAATCGCAGTGGTCAAGCCAAAATGATTTTGGAACAAAATGGTTTCAAAAACGTTACCAATGGCGGAACTTGGCAGGATGTAAACGAAATGATTCATAAATAGACTTCAGAAAATTTACATCTGTGTAGTTTAAAACAAAACCGTTTTTTTGTTTTAAACTACACAATTGTTTAAATATCAAGATATGATTAAAAATATGTACACCAATTGGAATTACATCAGAGTTATCCGTATGATTTTAGGGCTTATTGTGATGATTCAAGCTGTTTATACTAAAAATTATTTGTTCCTGCTTCCCGGAATTTTATTTACCGGAATGGCACTATTAAATACTAGTTTTTGCGGTTCAAATGGTTGCGCTGTTCCGAAATCAGAAAGTAAAATCAGCAAGGAAAATTAATAGTATTAAAAAAAGCAATCATCAAAAAAGTTGTTAGTGTGATTCTCTGAGCAATTGTCAGCTATTTGTATTATCCGAACATAGGTTGCGATTCCGTACTTTTGCCATAACATCCAAACCTTTAAATATCACTTTATATGGTGGTTAATAGAAGGTTTGATTTTTAATATGTTTGCAAAATCACCTAGAAAAAATTAAACATTTAAATTGCTTTAAAATAGGTAAATTTGAAAGTCATTGGAAAAAATGGTATTAAATTTTTCTTTTTATATCCATCAAAGACAGTTGTAATTACCTTTAAAATCAATAAGAAAAAAATAATATGGAAGACATAAAACCAGCAAACAAAGACTTAATTTTAAGAGAAAAATTAGCATTACAACGAACTACTTTGGCTAATCAATCTACTTTTCTTTCCTTTTTGAGAACGTCAATGTATTTTTTGATCGCAGGTTTGAGCTTGAGAAATTTATTGATGATTGAAAATAGTTTACTAATTGAGATAGCACTTTTTATTACTTCCTTTATCATTTTTGTTTTTGGAACAGTGAACTATTTTAAGCACAAAAAATCCATTACAGAAAATAAAAAACACATTGGTGACTATCAATTAGAATATTACAAATTATAATCGTGACTCTTAAAGCACCAAATTTCTTTTCTAAAAAAATCCACCTCAATTGAAAACAAACAAAACCAAACTTGGACTGAAAGAAAATTGGAAACAGTTTACCATTTTGGTTATTGTCAATGCGTTTGTTGGTGGAATGATAGGAATGGAACGAACTATTATTCCAAAATTCGCTGAAATTGAATTTGGTATTGCTTCAAAAACGGCTATTCTATCTTTTATTATTGCATTTGGAATTACAAAAGCCATTACCAATTATTTTACTGTTTAAGTACCATTTTTTTAGTGAAAAAAAATTATTTCAAAAATCATTTAAAAAAAACATGTTACTTTTCAGCTTATCCCTCTAAAAATCAAATTTATAGGGTTTATATATCCATGTGTTTCAGCGTTCTAAAATAAAAATGGAATTTATTAGCATAAATTTTTCCTTGTGTGACAAAAGTAACATAACTACTCATTTGTAATTACAACCTTTGTTACCATAAAAATATAATTATGGAAATTTTAGAATTGATCAAAGAACCTTGGCCGTGGTATATTGCAGGCCCATTAGTTGGACTTACAGTTCCAGCTTTGTTAATCATTGGCAACAAATCATTTGGTATCAGCGCCTCATTACGTCATACCTGTGCCATGTGCTTACCAGCAAACATCAAATTTTTCAAATACGATTGGAAAAAAGAAATCTGGAATATGTTTTTTGTTTTCGGTATTTTATTGGGTGGCATACTTGCTTACAGCTTTTTGTCAAATCCTAATCCGATTATCATTGATGGAAATCTACAAACCGAATTAGCAGGCTATGGCATAACTGAAATTTACGGAATGTTGCCAGAACAATTATTCTCGTGGGAAAGTTTGTTTACACTCAAAGGATTTTTCATGATGGTCGTTGGTGGTTTTTTCATTGGTTTTGGTTCTCGTTATGCAGGAGGTTGCACAAGTGGTCACGCTATTTCTGGTTTGTCTAATTTACAAATACCATCATTAATTGCAACATGTTGTTTCTTCATTGGCGGATTGATTATGGCAAACCTTATTTTACCATTTATTCTTTCACTTTAAATTACTAATTATGAATATAAAAGATCAAAATACAGATTTCGAAACACGTTCACTAGACACCGTTTGTATTAACGAAAGCCAATTGCAAAACAAATGGTACCATAATTTAAAATATCTTGTCATTGGTATCTTGTTTGGAATTGTTTTCATCAAAGCAGAAATTATCAGTTGGTACCGAATTCAGGAAATGTTTCGTTTCCAATCTTTTCACATGTACGGCGTAATTGGAAGTGCAGTTGTTGTGGGAATAATATCCGTTTTCCTGCTAAAAAAATTCAATATCAAAACCATTTATGGAGAAAAAATTGAGTTCCACGACAAAACATTCAACAAAGGACAGGTTTATGGTGGACTTATCTTTGGGTTGGGTTGGGCAGTAACCGGAGCTTGTCCAGGACCGTTGTTTGCACAAATTGGAACGGGAGCCACCGTGATGATTGTAACCCTATTCTTTGCAATCGTTGGAACATGGGTTTATGGATATTTTAGAGATAAACTGCCTCATTAATATATTTTATGATTTCAAAGAAAGAAACTGCAGAACGATCTATTACATTCTTAAAAAAAAATTGATACATCTGTTTGCAGTTGTTGTTTTCTTGTGAGGACTTTTATCAGTCGTTTTGTTTTTTAATTCCTCAATAAAACTGCTTGGCTCCATGATAATGAGGTAAAATTCTTTTCACTAAATGTTACTACCCACAAAAAGGGATGTTAGAAAACGAAACAGTACAATTTAGGAGACCTATTGCCGCTATCTATTGAGATTGTTT
This portion of the Flavobacterium sp. CECT 9288 genome encodes:
- a CDS encoding DUF6691 family protein, producing the protein MNIKDQNTDFETRSLDTVCINESQLQNKWYHNLKYLVIGILFGIVFIKAEIISWYRIQEMFRFQSFHMYGVIGSAVVVGIISVFLLKKFNIKTIYGEKIEFHDKTFNKGQVYGGLIFGLGWAVTGACPGPLFAQIGTGATVMIVTLFFAIVGTWVYGYFRDKLPH
- a CDS encoding rhodanese-like domain-containing protein, whose amino-acid sequence is MFTIFKNMFSKKDTTQMEKIIKEGAFLVDVRTAAEFAEGNVKGSANIPLDKVASQLEKFKGKEHIIVFCRSGNRSGQAKMILEQNGFKNVTNGGTWQDVNEMIHK
- a CDS encoding DUF202 domain-containing protein yields the protein MEDIKPANKDLILREKLALQRTTLANQSTFLSFLRTSMYFLIAGLSLRNLLMIENSLLIEIALFITSFIIFVFGTVNYFKHKKSITENKKHIGDYQLEYYKL
- a CDS encoding YeeE/YedE family protein, whose amino-acid sequence is MLELIKEPWPWYIAGPLVGLTVPALLIIGNKSFGISASLRHTCAMCLPANIKFFKYDWKKEIWNMFFVFGILLGGILAYSFLSNPNPIIIDGNLQTELAGYGITEIYGMLPEQLFSWESLFTLKGFFMMVVGGFFIGFGSRYAGGCTSGHAISGLSNLQIPSLIATCCFFIGGLIMANLILPFILSL